The Ciceribacter thiooxidans genome window below encodes:
- a CDS encoding sigma-70 family RNA polymerase sigma factor yields the protein MSARAREEQWAEWMRAAIAGDSRAYQSFLTGVTPHLRGLALNGCDRFGAPKGDAEDVVQEVLLAVHLKRGTWDPDRPIGPWLSAIVRNKLIDAMRRRGRRTNVPIEDVMDTLTAEETADGTTDLGDAERLIARLRPPQDEIVRLSLQGKDAREMAGKLDMSEGAVRVALHRALKTLAKLYRSDVDENE from the coding sequence TTGTCAGCGAGAGCGCGAGAAGAGCAATGGGCGGAGTGGATGCGGGCGGCGATCGCGGGCGACAGCCGCGCCTACCAGTCATTCCTGACGGGCGTCACCCCGCATCTGCGGGGGTTGGCGCTCAACGGATGCGACCGGTTCGGCGCTCCGAAAGGCGACGCGGAGGACGTGGTGCAGGAAGTGCTGCTCGCCGTTCACCTGAAGCGCGGAACATGGGACCCGGACCGGCCGATCGGTCCGTGGCTTTCGGCGATCGTCCGCAACAAGCTGATCGACGCCATGAGGCGGCGGGGCAGGCGAACGAATGTGCCGATCGAGGACGTGATGGACACTCTGACGGCCGAGGAGACCGCCGACGGGACGACCGATCTCGGCGATGCGGAACGCCTGATCGCGCGGTTGCGGCCGCCGCAGGACGAGATCGTCCGGCTGTCGCTCCAGGGGAAGGATGCCCGCGAGATGGCGGGCAAGCTCGACATGTCGGAAGGGGCCGTGCGTGTCGCCCTGCACCGGGCGCTCAAGACACTGGCGAAGTTATACCGGAGTGATGTCGATGAAAACGAGTGA
- a CDS encoding DUF692 domain-containing protein yields MRASRLPPQPGVGFKPEHFHDIDAAPQPLGFFEVHAENYMGDGGPPHARLAKLRADYALSIHGVGLSIGAMQPLDRDHLARLRALCDRYEPESFSEHLAWSGHGENFYNDLLPLPYTDATLAIVAEHVSQVQEALGRQMLLENPATYLLFEESTIEETAFLAEVVRRTGCGLLLDINNVFVAATNHNLDARDYLDRFPLAHVREIHLSGHSATVDDHGAPLLIDSHDTPVHDPVWALYARTIARTGPVATLIEWDNDVPDWVTLRREAEAAGRILDRAVLARAS; encoded by the coding sequence ATGCGAGCCTCACGACTGCCGCCCCAACCCGGCGTCGGCTTCAAGCCGGAGCACTTTCACGACATCGACGCCGCCCCGCAGCCTCTGGGCTTCTTTGAGGTCCATGCCGAGAACTACATGGGCGACGGCGGGCCGCCGCATGCCCGCCTTGCGAAGCTCAGGGCCGATTACGCCCTGTCGATCCATGGTGTGGGCCTGTCGATCGGTGCGATGCAACCGCTCGACCGCGATCACCTCGCGCGACTCAGGGCGCTCTGCGACCGCTACGAGCCGGAGAGTTTCTCCGAACATCTCGCCTGGTCGGGCCATGGCGAGAATTTCTACAACGATCTCCTTCCCCTCCCCTACACGGACGCGACGCTCGCAATTGTCGCCGAACACGTCTCGCAGGTCCAGGAAGCACTCGGGCGCCAGATGCTGCTCGAAAACCCGGCGACCTATCTCCTGTTCGAGGAGAGCACGATCGAGGAGACGGCATTCCTCGCCGAAGTGGTCCGCCGCACGGGTTGCGGTCTCCTGCTCGACATCAACAACGTCTTCGTCGCCGCGACCAACCACAATCTCGACGCTCGCGACTACCTCGACCGCTTTCCGCTCGCCCATGTGCGTGAGATTCATCTGAGCGGCCATTCCGCGACCGTGGATGACCATGGCGCCCCGCTGTTGATCGACAGCCACGACACGCCGGTCCACGATCCGGTCTGGGCTCTCTACGCGCGGACGATCGCCCGCACCGGACCGGTCGCAACCCTCATCGAATGGGACAATGACGTGCCCGACTGGGTGACCCTACGCCGCGAGGCGGAAGCGGCAGGGCGCATCCTCGATCGCGCCGTACTCGCCAGAGCGTCGTGA
- a CDS encoding DUF2282 domain-containing protein, with product MKLLTPTLLAASVAAAITTAVAAPAFAADAKEKCYGVALKGQNDCAAGPGTTCAGTSKVDYQQNAWKLVPAGTCEAMKTPNGHGTLIQGPAPV from the coding sequence ATGAAACTGCTCACCCCCACGCTTCTCGCAGCCTCCGTCGCCGCCGCCATCACCACCGCCGTGGCGGCTCCGGCATTTGCCGCCGACGCGAAGGAGAAATGCTACGGCGTCGCCCTCAAGGGCCAGAACGACTGTGCGGCCGGTCCGGGAACCACCTGTGCCGGCACGTCCAAGGTCGACTACCAGCAGAACGCCTGGAAGCTCGTGCCTGCCGGAACCTGCGAGGCGATGAAGACGCCCAATGGTCACGGCACGCTGATCCAGGGCCCTGCACCCGTCTGA
- a CDS encoding YihY/virulence factor BrkB family protein — MFKFVSDIGKDAVAGWWSDRALSLGAAIAYYTAFSLAPMLLLVIAVAGLVFGRDAAQVAVVGELAKLIGHDGAALVERMIASASDIGSGIIGTLVGLGSFLVIATGALVEIQSALNIIWKAEQPSTMDGLLGFAKSRLLSFALIASIGFLLLVSLMLDAGLAAASNYMLGAFPGARLLWLVVNSALGLAFSVLFFALVFAILPSVRPTWTEIVAGALLSGVLFTFGKFVIGMVIARSGATSAYGASASIMTIMLWVYYSSQILLFGAEFGRACGRWTAADST; from the coding sequence ATGTTCAAGTTCGTCAGCGATATCGGGAAGGACGCCGTCGCCGGATGGTGGTCCGATCGTGCCTTGAGCCTCGGTGCGGCAATCGCTTACTATACGGCGTTCTCGCTCGCACCCATGCTGTTGCTGGTCATCGCCGTGGCCGGGCTCGTTTTCGGGCGAGACGCGGCCCAGGTCGCCGTGGTTGGCGAACTGGCCAAATTGATCGGACACGACGGCGCGGCGCTGGTCGAGCGGATGATCGCCAGCGCCAGCGATATAGGATCCGGAATCATCGGCACGCTGGTCGGTCTGGGCTCTTTTCTCGTCATCGCCACCGGAGCGCTGGTCGAGATCCAGAGTGCGCTCAACATCATCTGGAAGGCGGAGCAGCCTTCGACGATGGACGGGCTGCTGGGCTTTGCCAAGAGCCGGCTTCTGAGCTTTGCGCTGATTGCCAGCATTGGATTTCTGCTCCTCGTGTCACTGATGCTAGACGCCGGTCTTGCCGCCGCGTCCAACTACATGCTCGGCGCCTTTCCGGGCGCGCGGCTCTTGTGGCTCGTCGTCAATTCTGCACTCGGCCTCGCTTTTTCCGTGCTGTTCTTCGCCCTTGTCTTCGCGATCCTGCCGAGTGTCCGGCCGACCTGGACGGAGATTGTCGCCGGTGCGTTGCTCAGCGGCGTCCTTTTCACGTTCGGCAAGTTCGTCATCGGCATGGTGATTGCACGCAGTGGTGCGACATCCGCCTACGGCGCTTCCGCCAGCATCATGACGATCATGCTGTGGGTCTACTATTCCTCCCAGATCCTGCTTTTTGGCGCCGAATTCGGCCGTGCGTGCGGGCGATGGACGGCGGCGGACAGCACCTAA
- a CDS encoding DUF2282 domain-containing protein, which yields MKKSIATLALTGAIASALASISVPAFAAENTEKCYGIALKGQNDCAAGKHDCAGHQTIDYDKASFKLVPAGTCTTIKTPDGMGSVTPA from the coding sequence ATGAAGAAGTCTATCGCAACACTTGCACTGACCGGCGCCATTGCTTCGGCCCTCGCATCGATTTCCGTACCGGCCTTCGCCGCCGAGAACACGGAAAAGTGCTACGGCATTGCGCTCAAGGGCCAGAACGACTGCGCCGCCGGCAAGCACGATTGCGCCGGCCACCAGACGATCGACTACGACAAGGCGTCCTTCAAGCTCGTGCCGGCCGGCACCTGCACGACAATCAAGACGCCTGACGGCATGGGTTCGGTCACCCCGGCCTGA
- a CDS encoding iron transporter, producing the protein MNDRMPPASPSEEADQTQLMFAREEGNAYLKSLRHMVSDVADNGNMQHCGDVLIGFAQEKAEGLYRLRDEQLVWEEPAEDENCHFEVTVIDAADHRFIPCLDVTLTVIDADGNEIGSETMPFLWHPGLYHYGRNWALPGDGKYDLRIDVAAPDFPRHDQVNGRRYAKPVQAYFRGVEIRTGRS; encoded by the coding sequence ATGAATGACCGAATGCCGCCCGCCTCGCCTTCGGAAGAGGCCGACCAGACCCAGCTGATGTTCGCGCGCGAAGAGGGCAACGCCTACCTCAAGTCGCTCCGCCACATGGTCTCGGATGTCGCCGACAACGGCAACATGCAGCATTGCGGCGACGTCCTCATCGGCTTCGCTCAGGAGAAGGCCGAAGGGCTCTATCGGCTTCGGGACGAGCAACTTGTCTGGGAAGAACCGGCCGAAGACGAGAACTGCCACTTCGAGGTGACGGTGATCGATGCGGCGGATCACCGCTTCATCCCCTGCCTCGATGTGACCCTGACCGTGATCGATGCCGACGGCAATGAAATCGGAAGCGAGACCATGCCATTCCTCTGGCACCCGGGCCTCTATCACTATGGTCGCAACTGGGCGCTACCGGGCGACGGCAAATACGATCTCAGGATCGATGTCGCCGCGCCCGACTTCCCCCGTCACGACCAGGTGAACGGGCGTCGCTACGCCAAGCCGGTACAGGCATATTTCCGCGGCGTCGAGATCAGGACGGGGCGCAGCTGA
- a CDS encoding NrsF family protein yields the protein MKTSELISLIAADAPSVRPLGRAVGLAVAAGICVSLLLMLATIGLRDDIATAIESARVAFKIGMTFLLAVLSTVLVFRVGRPGASLGVQLSALLLPLLLLAGAVGAELYVSPASTWGRKLIGENAAFCLFFIPVLSAAPMVGLMAALKRGAPDNPTFAGAAAGLASGSIAAAIYAWHCPDDSPLFGATWYMLAIAIVILAGALLGRRLLRW from the coding sequence ATGAAAACGAGTGAGTTGATTTCCCTGATCGCAGCCGACGCGCCGAGCGTCCGGCCGCTCGGCCGCGCCGTGGGGTTGGCCGTCGCCGCGGGGATATGCGTCTCGCTTCTGCTGATGCTCGCAACGATCGGTCTCCGCGACGATATTGCAACCGCGATCGAGAGCGCGCGGGTCGCCTTCAAGATCGGCATGACCTTTCTGCTCGCTGTCCTTTCGACCGTGCTCGTCTTCCGCGTCGGACGGCCGGGCGCATCGCTCGGCGTGCAGTTGTCGGCGTTGCTTCTGCCCCTGCTGCTGCTCGCAGGCGCCGTCGGCGCCGAGCTCTACGTTTCCCCGGCGAGCACCTGGGGCCGGAAACTGATCGGTGAGAACGCCGCCTTCTGCCTCTTCTTCATCCCGGTGCTTTCTGCCGCTCCGATGGTCGGCCTGATGGCCGCACTCAAGCGGGGCGCGCCCGACAATCCGACCTTCGCAGGCGCTGCGGCAGGTCTCGCCTCCGGCTCGATCGCAGCGGCGATCTATGCTTGGCACTGCCCGGACGACAGCCCGCTCTTCGGCGCGACGTGGTACATGCTGGCAATCGCGATCGTTATCCTTGCAGGCGCACTTCTCGGCCGGCGGCTGCTGCGCTGGTAG